In one window of Temnothorax longispinosus isolate EJ_2023e chromosome 11, Tlon_JGU_v1, whole genome shotgun sequence DNA:
- the LOC139821308 gene encoding GEL complex subunit OPTI, translating to MSRTRTERNGNGAKCEVSVWTRAITANSEWPDKEEFLDVIYWARQAIGIIVGIGWGLIPLKGFIALLLFVVVNAGITYLYFSSFQQIDEEEYGGMWELTKEGFMTSFAGFLVTWIIIYSGLHFD from the exons ATGTCGCGCACGAGGACGGAGAGGAACGGGAACGGGGCCAAGTGCGAGGTTAGCGTGTGGACACGTGCGATCACCGCCAACTCCGAGTGGCCGGACAAG GAGGAATTTCTCGACGTGATATACTGGGCAAGACAGGCAATTGGTATTATCGTCGGTATAGGATGGGGCCTTATACCACTAAAAGGTTTTATAGCTCTGTTGTT ATTTGTAGTAGTCAATGCGggaattacatatttatactttaGCAGTTTCCAACAAATCGATGAGGAAGAGTATGGTGGTATGTGGGAGTTGACGAAAGAGGGATTCATGACCTCGTTCGCTGGTTTTCTG GTGACCTGGATCATCATATATTCGGGATTGCATTTTGACTGA
- the Prpk gene encoding EKC/KEOPS complex subunit Tp53rkb, with product MTMKDSELIAQGAEARLYKGLYLGKACLMKERFVKNYRHPELDARLTKDRIRAEARAIIRAKSAGIATPALYLVDLERRSIYMEYVENATVLKEFIEKKISGKADADRLVDFIGRGLGTLIGRLHSRNIIHGDLTTSNILVKNDSNEPPYDDQSDAETQFVMIDFGLARVDSTLEDKAVDLYVLERSLLSAHSEVPTLFSRIFHHYQQHYQNKNQCEQVLARYKQVQERGRKRLMVG from the exons ATGACAATGAAAGACTCGGAGTTGATAGCGCAAGGCGCGGAGGCGCGTCTCTACAAGGGGCTCTACCTGGGAAAAGCGTGCCTGATGAAGGAGAGATTTGTAAAGAATTATCGCCACCCGGAACTGGACGCTCGCCTCACCAAGGACCGCATCAGGGCCGAGGCTCGCGCCATTATCCGGGCGAAATCCGCAG GAATAGCGACGCCGGCCTTGTACCTGGTGGACTTGGAGCGACGTAGTATCTATATGGAGTACGTGGAGAACGCCACCGTGCTGAAAGAGttcatagaaaaaaagatttcggGAAAGGCGGACGCGGATCGTCTGGTAGATTTCATAGGACGCGGGCTGGGGACGCTGATAGGTAGGCTGCACTCGAGGAACATTATTCATGGTGATCTCACCACGTCGAATATATTGGTCAAGAACGACTCGAACGAGCCACCTTACGACGACCAATCCGATG CTGAGACACAGTTCGTAATGATAGACTTCGGACTGGCCCGAGTGGATTCCACGCTGGAGGACAAGGCCGTCGATCTGTACGTCCTCGAGCGATCGCTGCTCAGCGCGCATTCCGAGGTGCCGACGTTGTTCTCCCGTATCTTTCATCACTATCAACAGCATTATCAGAACAAGAACCAATGCGAGCAAGTGCTCGCTAGGTACAAGCAGGTACAAGAGCGTGGACGTAAGCGCTTGATGGTAGGCTAA
- the LOC139821304 gene encoding uncharacterized protein: MRDEVKMDANRLIAEVYKRPALWNQRHISYHNREVTNRVWMEIAAIFNLPKPMLKAKWKGLRDTFRAELKKDQVYRKSKFHRNRPVWIHFKSLQFLKEQMLPRPPIWERSIPKTEDELQPSEGEGENGVPTSGFDGGLDPRDAIADHLLSMAGDGRHHHHHHHHHHQLKLDGDGRRGTVDVKREPEESFDNLDFQNVTDNLADNEMMLQNISPEQVLMSDSDAGVGLTGVDPLEAGCRFDDNYYFLMSLLPHIRTLPADRRMLLRMQMQELVYKEVYKKDADAEQTAKT; this comes from the exons ATGAGGGACGAGGTGAAGATGGACGCGAATCGGCTGATCGCCGAGGTCTACAAGCGGCCGGCGCTCTGGAACCAGAGGCACATCTCCTATCACAATCGCGAGGTGACCAACCGCGTCTGGATGGAGATCGCGGCGATATTCAATCTGCCCA AACCGATGCTGAAGGCGAAGTGGAAGGGCCTGCGGGACACGTTCCGCGCCGAGCTGAAGAAGGACCAGGTGTACCGCAAGAGCAAGTTCCACCGGAACCGGCCGGTATGGATCCACTTCAAGAGCCTGCAGTTCCTCAAGGAGCAGATGCTGCCGCGGCCGCCGATCTGGGAGCGCAGCATCCCGAAGACGGAGGACGAGCTGCAGCCGAGCGAGGGCGAGGGCGAGAACGGCGTGCCGACTTCCGGCTTCGACGGCGGCCTCGACCCGCGGGACGCGATCGCCGATCATTTGCTGTCGATGGCCGGCGACGGCCGTCATCATCACCATCAccaccatcatcatcatcagcTCAAGCTGGACGGCGACGGCCGGCGCGGCACGGTCGACGTGAAACGCGAACCCGAGGAGAGCTTCGACAATCTCGACTTCCAGAACGTCACCGACAATCTCGCGGACAACGAGATGATGCTGCAGAACATCTCGCCGGAGCAGGTCCTGATGAGCGACAGCGACGCCGGCGTCGGCCTGACCGGCGTCGATCCCCTCGAGGCCGGCTGCCGCTTCGACGACAACTACTACTTCCTGATGAGCCTGCTGCCGCACATCCGCACCCTGCCGGCCGACCGCAGGATGCTGCTCAGGATGCAGATGCAGGAGCTCGTTTACAAGGAGGTCTACAAGAAGGACGCCGACGCCGAGCAGACGGCCAAGACTTAA